A single Kiloniellales bacterium DNA region contains:
- a CDS encoding DUF1538 domain-containing protein yields the protein MTVVAGLRSLVSLVTGTSRDLAPIVLVVAFFQVVVLRQPFPNLVDTLVGLLLVMLGLGLFIRGLDLALFPFGEALAGAFARKGSVFWLLAFAFGLGFGTTVAEPALIAVSEEAARVMAAAGATADDADTQARFAVALRYTVAVSVGTALVIGVWRILKGWPIHWLIISGYLMVVILTGFAPEEIVGIAYDSGGVTTSTITVPLVTALGIGLATVIRGRNPLIDGFGLIAFASLTPIIFVLIFGMVV from the coding sequence GTGACGGTGGTCGCAGGGCTCCGCTCCCTCGTGAGCCTGGTCACCGGGACCAGCCGGGACCTCGCGCCCATCGTTCTGGTCGTCGCCTTTTTCCAGGTCGTGGTCCTGCGCCAGCCCTTCCCCAACCTGGTCGACACGCTGGTCGGTCTGCTCCTGGTCATGCTCGGCCTGGGGCTCTTCATCCGCGGCCTCGACCTGGCGCTGTTTCCCTTCGGCGAGGCGCTCGCCGGCGCCTTTGCCCGCAAGGGCAGCGTCTTCTGGCTGCTGGCCTTCGCCTTCGGCCTCGGCTTCGGCACCACCGTGGCCGAGCCGGCCTTGATCGCGGTCAGCGAGGAGGCGGCGCGGGTGATGGCCGCCGCCGGGGCCACGGCTGACGACGCCGATACGCAGGCACGCTTCGCCGTCGCGCTGCGCTACACCGTCGCGGTCTCGGTCGGCACCGCCCTGGTGATCGGGGTCTGGCGCATCCTCAAGGGCTGGCCGATCCACTGGCTGATCATCTCCGGCTATCTGATGGTCGTGATCCTGACCGGCTTCGCCCCGGAGGAGATCGTCGGCATCGCCTACGACTCCGGCGGCGTCACCACCTCGACCATCACGGTTCCCCTGGTCACCGCCCTCGGCATCGGGCTGGCCACGGTGATCCGCGGCCGCAACCCGCTGATCGACGGTTTCGGCCTGATTGCCTTCGCCAGCCTGACTCCGATCATCTTCGTGCTGATCTTCGGCATGGTGGTCTAG
- a CDS encoding CBS domain-containing protein, giving the protein MTNGTAQDYIRVREVMTPAPRAIEGLATARQAVELMREHDVSSLVIDRRHDGDEYGMVTVHDIAGQVIGPDRSLDRVSVYEVMSKPVMTVDVEMDVKYAIRILTRFRLSRALVTEKGTMVGIVTLRDMAIRYLERGPGAEKSEG; this is encoded by the coding sequence ATGACCAACGGGACGGCGCAGGACTACATCCGGGTGCGGGAGGTCATGACCCCCGCGCCGCGGGCGATCGAGGGGCTGGCCACGGCGCGCCAGGCGGTCGAGCTCATGCGCGAGCACGACGTCAGCTCGCTGGTGATCGACCGGCGCCACGACGGCGACGAGTACGGCATGGTCACCGTGCACGACATCGCCGGCCAGGTCATCGGCCCGGACCGCTCGCTGGACCGGGTCAGCGTCTACGAGGTTATGTCCAAGCCGGTGATGACCGTCGACGTCGAGATGGACGTGAAGTACGCGATCCGCATCCTGACCCGTTTCCGCCTGAGCCGCGCCCTGGTGACCGAGAAGGGCACCATGGTCGGCATCGTCACCCTGCGCGACATGGCGATCCGCTACCTGGAGCGCGGCCCCGGTGCGGAGAAGTCTGAGGGCTAG
- a CDS encoding DUF1538 domain-containing protein, which yields MAGGWIAGLASALFGTLLDVLPIVTIMLVFQLLVLRQPIPHLKRVALGFVYVVIGLALFLVGLEKALFPLGRTMAQQLTDPAFLSDGPDDVLDWTDYYWVYLFAAAIGFATTIAEPSLIAVARKAKEVSGGSIGEWGLRIAVAVGVAASVAVGAFRIVTGTPLYLYMMAGYVIVVIQTMFTPQMIVPLAYDSGGVTTSTVTVPLVTALGLGLAATVPGRSPLLDGFGLIALASLFPMMTLMGYAQISAWRESRRLPPDRPETTTDPPSEARREE from the coding sequence ATGGCGGGCGGCTGGATCGCAGGCCTCGCGAGCGCGCTCTTCGGGACGCTGCTCGACGTGCTGCCGATCGTCACCATCATGCTGGTCTTCCAGCTTCTGGTGCTGCGCCAGCCGATACCCCATCTGAAGCGCGTCGCGCTGGGCTTCGTCTACGTGGTGATCGGCCTGGCCCTGTTCCTGGTCGGACTCGAGAAGGCGCTGTTTCCGCTCGGCCGGACCATGGCCCAGCAGTTGACCGACCCGGCCTTTCTCAGCGACGGGCCGGACGACGTCCTGGACTGGACCGACTATTACTGGGTCTACCTCTTCGCCGCGGCGATCGGCTTCGCCACCACCATCGCCGAGCCCTCGCTGATCGCCGTCGCCCGGAAGGCCAAGGAGGTCTCCGGCGGCAGCATCGGCGAATGGGGCCTGAGGATCGCCGTGGCCGTCGGGGTCGCGGCCAGCGTCGCCGTCGGCGCCTTCCGCATCGTCACCGGCACGCCGCTCTACCTCTACATGATGGCGGGCTACGTCATCGTGGTGATCCAGACCATGTTCACGCCGCAGATGATCGTGCCGCTGGCCTACGACTCCGGCGGCGTCACGACCTCGACCGTGACCGTGCCGCTGGTCACGGCCCTGGGGCTGGGCCTGGCCGCGACGGTGCCGGGGCGCAGCCCGCTGCTCGATGGCTTCGGCCTGATCGCCCTGGCCAGCCTCTTTCCGATGATGACTCTGATGGGCTACGCCCAGATCAGCGCCTGGCGGGAAAGCCGCCGCCTGCCGCCCGACCGGCCGGAGACGACGACGGACCCCCCCAGTGAAGCGAGGAGGGAAGAATGA